A genomic window from Flavobacterium azooxidireducens includes:
- a CDS encoding OstA-like protein, translating into MSFQQSWGQKSKEIFVEYSEFFDVDEDLYPDAVLLTGNVRVSHDGAVMFCNKAYLFKKENYIKAFGDVRMIQGDTITMTSTYAEYNGENKQAYASGNVIMSSPSSTLKTEVLNFDRNSQQAFYKTGGTITDKENTLVSQAGTYVIQRKMYQFRNAVTITNPKYVIKTNHLDYYENVGHAYLFGPSTITSEANYIYTEKGFYDTKKNFSHFVKNSYIKYNNRLIEGDSLYYDRNREFASATRNVKVTDSINNSIVKGHYGEVYKLKDSLMMTKRAVAMTLVEKDTLYIHGKKLIVTGKPENRVVRAFNNVRFFKIDMSGKCDSLHSDEKTGITKLIKNPVMWNFDNQMTGDIMHLISNKETEKLDSLKVLNNTFIASKDTIGTGYNQVKGLNLYGKFRDNKLYEVDVIKNTEVIYYMRNDLQELIGINKSKSSSINMILDENQIETITFIKQIEGEIYPEAELPENARKLKGFIWRGDERIKTKDDIFPPEENEYEQKMIEEKKAEDEKENLPMEVRKETLEEQEAEKKRDS; encoded by the coding sequence ATGAGCTTTCAACAAAGTTGGGGACAAAAAAGCAAAGAAATCTTTGTGGAATACTCCGAATTTTTTGATGTAGATGAAGATTTATACCCCGATGCTGTTTTACTAACCGGAAATGTTCGAGTTAGTCATGACGGAGCGGTTATGTTCTGCAACAAAGCCTATTTATTTAAAAAAGAAAATTATATCAAAGCGTTTGGCGATGTACGAATGATTCAAGGCGATACCATCACAATGACCAGTACATATGCCGAATATAATGGAGAAAACAAACAAGCCTACGCTTCCGGAAATGTGATTATGAGTTCGCCAAGCTCTACTTTAAAAACAGAAGTTCTGAATTTTGACCGTAATTCTCAACAAGCTTTTTACAAAACCGGCGGAACAATTACAGATAAAGAAAATACGTTGGTTAGCCAAGCTGGAACTTATGTAATTCAGCGAAAAATGTATCAGTTTCGAAACGCTGTAACCATTACTAATCCAAAATATGTAATCAAAACCAATCATTTGGACTACTATGAAAATGTAGGTCACGCCTATCTTTTTGGTCCATCAACCATTACTAGCGAAGCAAATTATATTTACACCGAAAAAGGTTTTTATGATACGAAGAAAAACTTTTCTCATTTTGTAAAAAACTCCTACATCAAATACAACAATAGATTGATTGAAGGAGATAGTTTGTATTATGATCGAAATCGCGAATTTGCCTCAGCCACCCGAAATGTAAAAGTCACCGATTCCATCAACAATAGTATTGTAAAAGGTCATTATGGGGAAGTTTATAAACTTAAAGACTCATTAATGATGACCAAAAGAGCTGTTGCGATGACTTTGGTGGAAAAAGATACATTATACATTCACGGAAAAAAATTAATCGTAACCGGAAAACCCGAAAATCGTGTCGTAAGAGCTTTTAATAATGTTCGTTTTTTTAAAATCGACATGAGTGGAAAATGTGATTCGCTTCATTCCGACGAAAAAACTGGTATTACTAAATTAATAAAAAATCCAGTCATGTGGAATTTTGACAACCAAATGACGGGTGATATCATGCACTTAATTTCCAATAAAGAAACAGAAAAGCTCGATTCCTTGAAGGTTCTAAACAATACATTTATCGCTTCAAAAGATACCATTGGCACCGGCTATAATCAAGTGAAAGGTTTAAATCTCTATGGCAAATTCAGAGATAATAAATTATATGAAGTAGATGTGATAAAAAATACCGAAGTGATTTATTACATGCGAAATGATTTGCAAGAGCTCATTGGCATCAACAAAAGCAAAAGTAGTAGTATCAATATGATACTTGATGAAAATCAAATTGAAACCATTACATTTATAAAACAAATTGAAGGAGAAATTTATCCCGAAGCAGAACTCCCCGAAAATGCCAGAAAACTAAAAGGATTCATTTGGCGTGGCGATGAACGAATAAAAACAAAAGACGATATTTTTCCTCCTGAAGAAAATGAATATGAACAAAAAATGATCGAGGAGAAAAAAGCGGAAGACGAAAAAGAAAATCTCCCCATGGAAGTTCGAAAAGAAACGTTGGAAGAACAAGAAGCGGAAAAGAAAAGAGATAGTTAG
- a CDS encoding aspartate aminotransferase family protein — MKEDFLKYQAQTSPYPLAMEVSHARGSYIYDTNNKKYLDFVAGVSACSLGHQHPRVNQAIKDQLDKYSHVMVYGEYAQHPAVEFCKLLAQNMPEPLNKTYLVNSGTEATEGALKLARRVTGRSQLISCFNAYHGNTMGSMSVMGFEERKQIFRPLIPDVDFITFNNLEDIQKITTKTAGVILESIQGGAGFIQPENGFLTKIKQRCDEVGALLIIDEIQPGFGRTGKMFGFENYNVVPDVVIMGKGMGGGMPVGAFTAKAKYMDLLSHDPKLGHITTFGGHPVIAAACLATLREVTETDLMAQTLEKEKLFRQLLVHPLIKDIRGKGLMLAAMVETPEITNEVIFKCQDKGLILFWLLFEGRAIRITPPLTISEEEIREGCSILLEALEEVSRKM, encoded by the coding sequence ATGAAAGAAGATTTCCTTAAATATCAAGCTCAAACCTCACCCTATCCGCTTGCGATGGAAGTTTCGCATGCCAGAGGAAGTTACATTTATGACACCAACAACAAAAAATATTTAGATTTTGTAGCGGGTGTTTCTGCTTGTAGTTTGGGTCACCAGCACCCGAGAGTAAACCAAGCCATTAAAGATCAATTAGACAAATATTCACACGTCATGGTGTATGGCGAATATGCTCAACATCCAGCCGTTGAATTTTGCAAATTATTGGCACAAAACATGCCTGAACCACTCAACAAAACCTATTTAGTTAATTCCGGAACCGAAGCCACCGAAGGTGCATTAAAACTCGCCCGAAGAGTAACCGGAAGAAGTCAACTCATTTCCTGTTTCAATGCATATCATGGCAACACGATGGGATCAATGAGTGTGATGGGCTTTGAAGAACGCAAACAAATCTTTCGTCCGCTTATTCCGGATGTCGATTTTATTACGTTTAACAATTTAGAAGACATTCAAAAAATAACAACCAAAACCGCAGGAGTAATTTTAGAAAGTATTCAAGGTGGTGCAGGTTTTATTCAGCCGGAAAATGGTTTTTTGACTAAAATCAAACAACGATGTGACGAAGTAGGTGCTTTATTAATCATAGACGAAATTCAACCCGGCTTCGGAAGAACCGGAAAAATGTTTGGTTTCGAAAACTATAATGTTGTTCCCGACGTAGTTATTATGGGAAAAGGAATGGGTGGCGGAATGCCGGTTGGTGCTTTTACTGCCAAAGCCAAATACATGGATTTATTGAGTCACGACCCAAAATTAGGCCATATTACCACTTTTGGCGGACATCCTGTCATAGCCGCAGCCTGTCTGGCAACCCTTCGGGAAGTCACTGAAACCGACCTAATGGCACAAACTTTAGAAAAAGAAAAGCTTTTTAGACAACTTTTGGTACATCCTTTGATAAAAGATATAAGAGGAAAAGGATTAATGTTGGCCGCAATGGTGGAAACACCGGAAATTACTAACGAAGTAATTTTTAAATGCCAAGACAAAGGATTAATTCTTTTTTGGTTGCTTTTTGAAGGAAGAGCAATCCGAATTACACCTCCATTAACTATTTCTGAAGAGGAAATTAGAGAAGGTTGTAGCATTTTGTTGGAAGCCCTAGAGGAAGTAAGTAGAAAAATGTAA
- a CDS encoding DUF368 domain-containing protein, protein MRKLFPDYFLITLKGLAMGAADVVPGVSGGTIAFISGIYQELIDTINKVDFSFFSSWKKNGFKIAWQQINGSFLLALVTGIAISILTFSKIITHLLATQPILVWSFFFGLVIASIVFVGKQITKISIPIIITFLVGTILSYYITIAEPIASPDSYPYLFLSGFIAIIAMILPGVSGAFILLLMGSYAVVIGTINQFREAILAMNWQLLGQAILKLGTFAIGALLGLKLFSKVLHWMFDNHRNLTLALLTGFMLGSLNKVWPWKKVLSTRIDSHGVEVPFLEKSILPQHFEGDNQLLIAIVLMVFGFLTIFILEKVAVKFSK, encoded by the coding sequence ATGAGAAAACTTTTCCCCGATTATTTTTTAATAACGCTCAAAGGTTTGGCGATGGGAGCTGCCGATGTAGTTCCGGGAGTTTCCGGCGGAACAATTGCTTTTATTTCAGGCATTTATCAAGAATTGATTGACACCATCAACAAAGTTGATTTTTCTTTTTTCTCTTCATGGAAAAAAAACGGATTCAAAATCGCTTGGCAACAAATTAATGGAAGTTTTTTACTCGCTCTGGTAACCGGAATTGCGATTAGTATTTTAACTTTTTCAAAAATAATAACACATTTACTTGCTACGCAACCCATTTTGGTTTGGTCTTTTTTCTTTGGATTAGTAATTGCCAGCATTGTTTTTGTAGGTAAACAAATTACAAAAATTTCTATTCCGATAATTATAACTTTTCTTGTGGGCACAATTTTGTCCTACTACATCACAATCGCAGAACCTATTGCCTCTCCGGATAGTTATCCCTATCTTTTTCTTTCTGGATTTATAGCTATTATTGCGATGATTTTGCCGGGCGTTTCCGGTGCATTTATATTATTATTAATGGGTTCCTATGCCGTTGTAATTGGAACAATCAATCAATTTAGAGAAGCTATTTTAGCTATGAATTGGCAACTATTGGGTCAAGCCATTTTAAAATTAGGTACGTTTGCAATTGGAGCACTTTTAGGACTAAAACTCTTTTCAAAAGTGTTGCATTGGATGTTTGACAATCATAGAAATTTAACTTTAGCCTTACTAACCGGATTTATGTTAGGTTCCTTAAACAAAGTTTGGCCGTGGAAAAAAGTGCTTTCCACACGAATTGATTCGCACGGAGTTGAAGTCCCGTTTTTAGAAAAAAGTATTTTACCACAACATTTTGAAGGAGACAACCAACTCCTTATTGCAATTGTTTTGATGGTTTTCGGATTTTTGACTATATTTATTCTTGAAAAAGTAGCCGTAAAATTCTCTAAATAA
- a CDS encoding shikimate dehydrogenase family protein has translation MEHEHEKNRRFGLIGKNISYSFSKKYFTDKFEKEEFTDCSYENFDLQTIAQFPKLIRENANLIGLNVTIPYKEKIIPFLDKLNKKATKIGAVNCIKIAKNGKLKGYNTDYFGFKKSLEPLLQPHHQKALILGTGGASKAVAFALEELGILYTFVSRSKKEDALDYKYINATTFDNYQLIINCTPLGTHPNLEEFPPIPYDFFTEEHIAFDLIYNPEETEFLKRAKAKNAVTKNGYEMLVLQAEKGWKIWNK, from the coding sequence ATGGAGCACGAACACGAAAAAAATAGACGATTTGGTTTAATTGGAAAGAACATAAGTTACTCTTTTTCAAAAAAATATTTTACAGATAAATTTGAAAAAGAAGAATTTACAGATTGTTCTTATGAAAATTTTGACTTGCAAACCATTGCTCAATTTCCAAAATTGATTCGGGAAAATGCAAATTTAATTGGATTGAATGTAACCATTCCGTATAAAGAAAAAATTATTCCCTTTTTAGATAAACTGAATAAAAAAGCAACAAAAATTGGAGCGGTTAACTGTATTAAAATTGCAAAAAACGGCAAGTTAAAAGGTTACAACACCGATTATTTTGGTTTTAAAAAATCACTGGAACCTTTGTTGCAACCACATCATCAAAAAGCATTGATTTTGGGTACGGGTGGAGCATCGAAAGCGGTTGCTTTTGCTCTTGAAGAACTTGGCATTTTGTACACGTTTGTTTCAAGAAGCAAAAAAGAAGATGCGTTAGATTATAAATACATTAATGCTACTACGTTTGATAATTATCAGCTCATTATAAATTGTACTCCGCTTGGAACGCATCCGAATTTGGAGGAATTTCCACCGATTCCGTATGACTTTTTTACGGAAGAACATATTGCTTTTGACTTGATTTACAATCCTGAAGAAACCGAATTCCTAAAACGTGCGAAAGCCAAAAATGCCGTGACTAAAAATGGTTATGAAATGTTGGTTTTGCAGGCGGAAAAGGGTTGGAAGATTTGGAATAAGTGA
- a CDS encoding tetratricopeptide repeat protein, with protein MHLSHEEDDYNVSLSRFESMLKTNKVFFFDSEEFEEIILHYLDMGKASLAKKALKLALEQHPRSTGLKLVQIEMLIYDDKLEVAEKMLNELYAIEPHNEEIYIQKANIYSKRDQHEKAIEELEKALQFTDDYADVYNLMGMEYLFMDNLELAKFNFIRCLEVDIEDQAALYNVVYCFEFLDQQKDAIAYLESYIEKNPYSEIAWHQQGRLSYSIKNYENALRCFDYATLIDDEFIGAFMEKGKSLEKLKRFEEAIEAYERTIELEDPTSYALLRIGKCHEKLGNKAEAIKFYNQTVHEDPLLDKGWIAITDFYIRMKSFQKALYYVNKALAIDNENQLYWKRYATINRHMNFYEEAEFGYRKAVEFGDAQLDTWLFWVDILQFLGEFDSAIQTLLQASEFFPDDYQVEYRLAGMYYMLQQNDKGKFHLTNGLRLNANNRTLLEELFPVVWDKKIVQNAITKHLKS; from the coding sequence ATGCATTTAAGTCACGAAGAAGACGATTACAACGTATCCTTATCGAGATTTGAATCGATGTTGAAAACCAATAAAGTTTTCTTTTTCGATTCCGAGGAATTTGAAGAAATTATTCTTCACTATCTTGATATGGGCAAAGCATCTCTGGCCAAAAAAGCCTTGAAATTAGCTCTCGAACAACACCCAAGATCAACCGGTTTAAAACTGGTTCAAATTGAAATGTTGATTTATGATGACAAACTTGAAGTAGCAGAAAAAATGCTCAACGAGTTGTATGCCATTGAACCCCACAATGAAGAGATTTACATTCAAAAAGCTAACATTTATTCTAAACGTGACCAACACGAAAAAGCAATTGAAGAATTAGAAAAAGCATTACAATTTACCGATGATTATGCCGATGTGTATAATTTAATGGGAATGGAATATCTCTTTATGGACAATTTAGAATTGGCCAAATTCAATTTTATCCGATGTTTAGAAGTAGATATCGAAGACCAAGCAGCTTTGTATAACGTCGTATATTGTTTTGAATTTCTTGACCAACAAAAAGACGCTATTGCCTATTTAGAAAGTTATATCGAAAAAAATCCATACAGCGAAATCGCTTGGCACCAACAAGGAAGATTGAGTTACAGCATCAAAAACTACGAAAATGCATTGCGTTGTTTTGATTATGCGACCCTAATTGACGATGAATTTATTGGTGCTTTCATGGAAAAAGGTAAATCGCTTGAAAAACTAAAACGTTTTGAAGAAGCAATTGAAGCCTACGAACGTACCATAGAATTAGAAGATCCAACATCTTACGCATTGCTGCGAATTGGAAAATGTCACGAAAAGTTAGGTAATAAAGCCGAAGCCATTAAATTCTACAACCAAACTGTTCACGAAGATCCGTTGTTGGATAAAGGTTGGATAGCGATTACCGACTTTTACATTCGAATGAAAAGTTTTCAAAAAGCTTTGTATTATGTAAATAAAGCGTTAGCTATTGATAACGAAAATCAATTGTATTGGAAACGATATGCCACAATCAATCGCCACATGAACTTTTATGAAGAAGCTGAATTTGGCTACCGAAAAGCAGTAGAATTTGGCGATGCTCAATTAGATACGTGGTTATTTTGGGTTGATATTCTTCAGTTTTTAGGCGAATTTGACAGTGCTATTCAGACTTTATTGCAAGCATCCGAATTTTTCCCGGACGATTATCAAGTAGAATACCGTTTGGCCGGAATGTATTATATGTTACAACAAAACGACAAAGGAAAATTCCACCTTACAAACGGCCTGCGTTTAAATGCCAATAACAGAACTTTGTTAGAAGAACTTTTTCCCGTGGTTTGGGATAAAAAAATAGTTCAAAATGCAATTACAAAACATTTGAAATCTTAG
- a CDS encoding DUF368 domain-containing protein has product MQVQRSFSDKIFLVLKGIAMGLANKIPGVSGGVVAFVAGFYEEFIYSFKRVNKTAFRFLIAGRFKSFYRYINGPFLSLLILGIIISFFSISKILDFLLTRYEIQVWACFFGMIIGSIYYINKDFEGAWTKTARTALIVGALLGIGISFFDPATENSNLLFVFLCGIISVSGMTLPGLSGSFIMMLMGNYVLLLVDSVNSLYDTIADIFVGDFSFIDDPSRIHLLKVLVAFTLGSLTGLVTFSNLLSYLIKHFKKVTYASILGFIIGSLGVVWPWKHKIYATQNGNLLVDRNGNHIVATYKRYLPEMSADTYWAVFYIIIGIVLVLGLEWYGARTRKK; this is encoded by the coding sequence ATGCAAGTTCAACGTTCCTTTTCCGATAAAATTTTTCTTGTCCTAAAAGGGATTGCAATGGGATTGGCTAATAAAATCCCAGGTGTTTCCGGTGGTGTTGTTGCTTTTGTGGCAGGTTTTTATGAAGAATTCATTTATTCCTTTAAACGAGTAAACAAAACCGCTTTCAGGTTTTTAATCGCAGGAAGATTCAAAAGTTTTTATCGTTACATCAACGGACCATTTTTGTCATTATTGATTCTGGGTATCATCATCAGTTTTTTTAGTATTTCCAAAATATTGGATTTTTTGCTTACCCGCTATGAAATTCAAGTTTGGGCATGTTTTTTTGGGATGATAATTGGCTCAATTTATTATATCAATAAAGATTTTGAAGGAGCTTGGACAAAAACGGCTCGAACGGCTTTGATTGTTGGTGCTCTACTAGGAATTGGTATTAGTTTTTTTGATCCTGCTACTGAAAACTCTAACTTACTTTTTGTATTTCTGTGTGGAATTATTAGCGTTTCGGGAATGACTTTACCTGGTCTTTCCGGATCATTTATTATGATGTTGATGGGAAATTATGTGTTACTTTTAGTTGATTCTGTCAATTCATTATATGATACTATAGCCGATATTTTTGTGGGCGATTTTAGTTTTATTGATGATCCGTCACGGATTCATTTACTAAAAGTTTTGGTAGCTTTTACGCTTGGGTCATTGACTGGTTTAGTCACGTTCTCTAACTTACTAAGTTATTTGATTAAACATTTTAAGAAAGTAACTTATGCGTCTATTTTAGGTTTTATTATTGGTTCGCTAGGTGTAGTTTGGCCTTGGAAACATAAAATTTATGCCACACAAAATGGAAATCTTCTTGTTGATAGAAACGGAAATCATATTGTGGCAACTTACAAACGTTATTTACCCGAAATGTCAGCCGATACTTATTGGGCTGTTTTTTATATAATTATTGGAATAGTACTTGTTTTAGGATTAGAATGGTATGGAGCACGAACACGAAAAAAATAG
- a CDS encoding phosphatase PAP2 family protein, with protein sequence MDKFIKLFIVFFACQHFIYAQTDTLSIQRDTLVFSEIKNDTIVKETIWQKLKYDARNGANGFLYTFAQPTRWDKKDFAYFGGTLVGTGILYLSDEEISNFFRRQDKDIPHSVSEFGFRFGKPLVNYGLTGSVYLVGLLSNNEKIRYTGVLMITSASVSGLLQQVMKTVAGRARPSTGLGHDYFDPFNGTPAFSSFPSGHTALSVTTCYALSKQFSSPWIKGGFYALGMVSPVSRIWQGAHWASDVFLSTVMSVAIVECVDSYLKRDNKYKLNPEERKNKISWNLRMGHNQLGLVGTF encoded by the coding sequence ATGGATAAATTCATCAAACTTTTTATTGTATTTTTTGCCTGTCAACATTTTATTTATGCCCAAACGGATACCTTATCCATTCAACGCGACACACTTGTTTTTAGCGAAATTAAAAATGATACAATTGTAAAAGAGACCATTTGGCAAAAACTAAAATATGATGCTCGAAATGGTGCAAACGGATTTCTTTACACGTTTGCACAACCCACGCGATGGGACAAAAAAGACTTTGCTTATTTTGGCGGAACGTTGGTTGGAACCGGAATTTTATATCTTTCAGATGAAGAAATAAGTAATTTTTTTAGAAGACAAGATAAAGACATTCCACATTCTGTGAGTGAATTTGGTTTTAGATTTGGAAAACCATTGGTAAATTATGGTTTAACAGGAAGTGTTTATTTGGTTGGTTTACTCTCAAATAATGAAAAAATTCGCTACACCGGTGTCCTTATGATAACATCTGCCAGTGTGAGCGGGTTACTGCAACAAGTTATGAAAACAGTTGCCGGACGTGCAAGACCCAGCACTGGACTAGGACACGATTATTTTGATCCTTTTAACGGCACTCCGGCTTTTAGTTCTTTCCCTTCGGGACACACGGCATTATCAGTCACCACTTGTTATGCATTATCTAAACAATTTAGTAGTCCTTGGATAAAAGGAGGCTTTTATGCTTTAGGAATGGTGTCCCCTGTATCCAGAATTTGGCAAGGAGCACACTGGGCTTCCGATGTATTTTTAAGTACAGTGATGAGTGTGGCCATTGTGGAATGTGTGGATTCTTATCTAAAAAGAGACAATAAATATAAACTCAATCCCGAAGAAAGAAAAAATAAAATTTCCTGGAATTTGAGAATGGGGCACAATCAATTGGGATTAGTTGGAACTTTTTAA